Proteins from a genomic interval of Massilia sp. KIM:
- a CDS encoding FKBP-type peptidyl-prolyl cis-trans isomerase — protein sequence MIRRSAFLALLLAAASVHAQDSTQQDASKPTTQPPPETQQSATPPATPPATPPVEAPPVQPEPPAAPAPQVEIIDRVVGKGKEATLGSHVYVNYTGWLHKPLAPKQRGRKFDSSLDAGRTPIDFQLGAGRVIKGWEQGVAGMKVGGKRTLIIPSALAYGKRGAGGVIPPDADLIFDVELMEVK from the coding sequence ATGATACGTCGATCCGCCTTCCTCGCCCTGCTGCTGGCCGCCGCGAGCGTGCATGCGCAGGACAGCACCCAGCAGGACGCCAGCAAGCCTACCACCCAGCCGCCGCCCGAGACGCAGCAGAGCGCCACGCCGCCCGCGACCCCGCCGGCCACGCCGCCGGTCGAGGCCCCGCCGGTCCAGCCTGAGCCGCCGGCCGCGCCGGCGCCCCAGGTCGAGATCATCGACCGCGTGGTGGGCAAGGGCAAGGAAGCGACCCTCGGCAGCCACGTCTACGTCAACTACACCGGCTGGCTGCACAAGCCGCTCGCGCCCAAGCAGCGCGGCCGCAAGTTCGATTCCTCGCTCGACGCGGGGCGCACCCCGATCGATTTCCAGCTCGGCGCCGGCCGCGTCATCAAGGGCTGGGAGCAGGGCGTGGCGGGCATGAAGGTGGGCGGCAAGCGCACCCTGATCATCCCCAGCGCGCTGGCCTACGGCAAGCGCGGCGCCGGTGGCGTGATCCCGCCCGACGCCGACCTGATCTTCGACGTGGAACTGATGGAAGTGAAGTAA
- the cysK gene encoding cysteine synthase A encodes MRIANDVTELIGNTPLVRIRKLGAGSGAEILGKLEFHNPAHSVKDRIGLAMIEAAEAAGLVKPDTIIVEPTSGNTGIALAMVCAARGYRCKLVMPETMSNERRMLLRAYGAELVLTPGAEGMLGAIRRAEELVASDPRCFMPQQFNNPANPEVHRRTTAEEIWRDTDGKVDILVAGVGTGGTITGVTEVIQARKPSFQAIAVEPEASPMLSKGTKGPHPIQGIGAGFVPQVLNTSAYDEVLTVKNEDAFETARAAAREEGLLVGISSGAALWAAVQVARRPENAGKMIVTIIPSFGERYLSTALYANLAG; translated from the coding sequence ATGAGAATCGCGAACGATGTCACTGAGCTGATCGGCAACACACCCCTGGTCAGGATCCGCAAGCTGGGCGCCGGGAGCGGGGCCGAGATCCTCGGCAAGCTCGAGTTCCACAATCCGGCGCACAGCGTCAAGGACCGCATCGGCCTGGCCATGATCGAGGCCGCCGAGGCGGCCGGGCTGGTCAAGCCTGACACCATCATCGTCGAACCCACCAGCGGCAACACGGGCATCGCGCTCGCGATGGTGTGCGCCGCGCGCGGCTACCGCTGCAAGCTGGTGATGCCCGAGACCATGAGCAACGAGCGGCGCATGCTGCTGCGCGCCTATGGCGCCGAGCTGGTGCTCACGCCCGGTGCCGAGGGCATGCTGGGCGCGATCCGCCGCGCCGAGGAGCTGGTGGCCTCCGACCCGCGCTGCTTCATGCCCCAGCAGTTCAACAATCCCGCCAACCCCGAGGTGCACCGCCGCACCACCGCCGAGGAGATCTGGCGCGACACCGACGGCAAGGTCGACATCCTGGTGGCCGGCGTGGGCACCGGCGGCACCATCACCGGGGTGACCGAAGTGATCCAGGCGCGCAAGCCCTCCTTCCAGGCCATCGCGGTGGAGCCGGAGGCTTCGCCCATGCTCTCGAAAGGAACCAAGGGGCCGCACCCGATCCAGGGCATCGGCGCGGGCTTCGTGCCGCAGGTGCTCAATACCTCGGCCTATGACGAGGTGCTCACGGTGAAGAACGAGGACGCCTTCGAGACCGCGCGCGCGGCCGCGCGCGAGGAGGGGCTCCTGGTCGGGATTTCGTCGGGGGCGGCGCTATGGGCCGCGGTGCAGGTGGCCAGGCGGCCGGAGAATGCCGGGAAGATGATCGTGACGATCATCCCGTCGTTCGGCGAGCGGTATTTGAGCACGGCCCTGTACGCGAACCTGGCAGGGTAG
- a CDS encoding cation diffusion facilitator family transporter: MTHHHHGHSHQHGHDHQHDHHHDHGHGHGHGHGHGHHHGLGHHHHHLPAPGTNGRAFALAIAVNILFVAIEFVYGFIAHSTALMADAGHNLSDVLGLMLAWGAAVLTKSAPKGRYTYGLRGSTILAALGNAVLLLVACGAIAWEAVQRFTEPAPVVGATVSIVAAIGVLINGFSAWLFMKGAKDDLNVRGAYLHMAADAALSLGVVVSGLAILATGWTWIDPAVSLVIVVVIVAGTWSLLRESVQLSMAAVPPSVDAGKVSAFLSEWAGVNEVHDLHIWALSTTETALTAHLVMPEGYPGDAVLDDIVARLREDFGIHHCTLQVEEGTTHHHCALKAHAH, encoded by the coding sequence ATGACCCATCACCATCACGGGCACTCCCACCAGCACGGCCACGACCATCAGCACGATCATCATCACGATCACGGGCACGGGCATGGGCATGGGCATGGGCACGGACATCATCACGGCCTCGGCCATCACCACCACCACCTCCCGGCGCCGGGGACGAATGGCCGCGCCTTCGCGCTGGCGATCGCGGTCAACATCCTGTTCGTGGCGATCGAATTCGTCTACGGCTTCATCGCCCACTCGACCGCGCTGATGGCCGACGCCGGCCATAACCTGTCGGACGTGCTCGGCCTGATGCTGGCCTGGGGCGCGGCGGTACTGACCAAGAGCGCGCCCAAGGGCCGCTACACCTACGGCCTGCGCGGCTCGACCATCCTGGCGGCCCTGGGCAACGCCGTGCTGCTGCTGGTGGCCTGCGGCGCCATCGCCTGGGAGGCGGTGCAGCGCTTCACCGAGCCGGCCCCGGTGGTGGGCGCGACGGTGTCGATCGTCGCGGCGATCGGGGTGCTGATCAACGGCTTCTCGGCCTGGCTGTTCATGAAAGGCGCGAAGGACGACCTCAACGTGCGCGGGGCCTACCTGCACATGGCGGCCGACGCGGCGCTGTCGCTGGGCGTGGTGGTGTCGGGACTGGCGATCCTGGCCACCGGCTGGACCTGGATCGACCCGGCGGTGAGCCTGGTGATCGTGGTGGTCATCGTGGCGGGCACCTGGTCGCTGCTGCGCGAATCGGTGCAGCTGTCGATGGCGGCGGTGCCGCCGTCGGTGGACGCGGGCAAGGTGTCGGCCTTCCTGTCGGAGTGGGCCGGTGTGAACGAGGTGCATGACCTGCACATCTGGGCGCTGAGCACGACCGAGACGGCGCTGACCGCCCACCTGGTGATGCCGGAAGGGTATCCGGGGGATGCGGTGCTCGACGATATCGTGGCGCGATTGCGCGAGGACTTCGGGATCCATCACTGCACGCTGCAGGTGGAGGAAGGGACGACGCATCACCATTGCGCTTTGAAGGCGCATGCGCATTGA
- a CDS encoding helix-turn-helix transcriptional regulator: MHPEPDSTGLAEAPSAEAIDQLADLFHLLGDPTRLRIVLACLAQPTAVGDIAALLDLSSSLVSHHLRLLRAARIVKAERQGKQVFYAAADAHISGLLINMFEHIAEPATGLEA, translated from the coding sequence ATGCACCCCGAACCCGACAGCACCGGCCTGGCGGAAGCACCGTCTGCCGAAGCGATCGACCAGTTGGCCGACCTGTTCCACCTGCTGGGCGACCCGACCCGCCTGCGCATCGTGCTGGCTTGCCTCGCGCAGCCGACGGCGGTGGGCGACATCGCGGCTCTGCTCGACCTGTCCAGTTCCCTGGTCAGCCACCACCTGCGCCTGCTGCGCGCCGCCCGCATCGTGAAAGCCGAGCGCCAGGGCAAGCAGGTTTTCTATGCCGCCGCCGACGCCCACATCAGCGGCCTGCTCATCAATATGTTCGAGCACATCGCCGAACCCGCCACCGGACTCGAAGCATGA
- the senA gene encoding selenoneine synthase SenA, with amino-acid sequence MNPIDATTEASFRSAGPQALAAALEDARARTLALFDLYMAAGLDDIARVPLLPIVNPPLWELGHLAWFAEWYLLRGARSSEPGAAQQPSMLAGSDAWFDSNQVHHDTRWSLPLPPTQEVKAYARAVLDGVLARLAREPAGDGALYFYRLCLAHEDMHGEAFAYTLQTLGLDWPNRPRAPARPPGGELHFSGCSVILGSRPEAGFVFDNEKWAHARKLAPFSIDAGLVTNAQYLRFVESGGMAPQGWERGPHGWQAPRFGRMEALDPDEPVRHVSLPQAQAYCAWAGRRLPLEAEWVMAAQSGNPDFRWGQLWEWTASPFLPFEGFMADPYREYSAPYFGSHQTLKGASFATPARLRSPAFRNFYAPQRSDIFVGFRTCA; translated from the coding sequence ATGAATCCCATTGATGCCACCACCGAAGCGTCCTTCCGCAGCGCCGGCCCGCAAGCCCTGGCGGCGGCGCTGGAAGATGCGCGCGCCCGCACGCTGGCGCTGTTCGATCTTTACATGGCCGCCGGCCTGGACGACATTGCGCGCGTGCCCCTGCTGCCGATCGTGAACCCGCCGCTGTGGGAGCTGGGGCATCTTGCCTGGTTCGCCGAGTGGTACCTGCTGCGCGGCGCACGTTCGAGCGAGCCCGGCGCGGCGCAGCAGCCTTCCATGCTGGCAGGCAGCGACGCCTGGTTCGATTCCAACCAGGTTCACCACGACACGCGCTGGAGCCTGCCGCTGCCGCCCACCCAGGAAGTGAAGGCCTACGCCAGGGCGGTGCTGGACGGCGTGCTGGCCAGGCTGGCGCGCGAGCCGGCCGGGGACGGGGCGCTGTATTTCTACCGCCTGTGCCTGGCCCACGAGGACATGCACGGCGAAGCTTTCGCCTACACCCTGCAAACCCTGGGGCTCGACTGGCCCAACCGTCCGCGCGCGCCAGCGCGGCCGCCTGGCGGCGAGTTGCACTTCTCCGGCTGCAGCGTGATCCTGGGCAGCCGGCCGGAGGCCGGTTTCGTGTTCGATAACGAAAAATGGGCGCATGCGCGCAAGCTGGCGCCCTTCAGCATCGACGCCGGGCTGGTGACGAATGCGCAGTACCTGCGCTTCGTGGAGTCAGGCGGCATGGCGCCGCAGGGCTGGGAGCGCGGCCCGCATGGCTGGCAGGCGCCGCGCTTCGGCCGGATGGAAGCGCTGGACCCGGACGAACCGGTGCGCCACGTCAGCCTGCCCCAGGCCCAGGCCTATTGCGCCTGGGCCGGCCGGCGGCTGCCGCTGGAAGCCGAATGGGTGATGGCCGCGCAGTCCGGCAACCCGGACTTCCGCTGGGGCCAGTTGTGGGAGTGGACCGCCTCGCCCTTCCTGCCCTTCGAGGGTTTCATGGCCGACCCTTACCGCGAGTATTCGGCGCCTTACTTCGGCAGCCACCAGACCCTCAAGGGCGCGTCCTTCGCCACCCCGGCGCGCCTGCGCTCGCCGGCCTTCCGCAACTTCTACGCGCCGCAGCGCAGCGACATCTTCGTCGGCTTTCGCACCTGCGCCTGA
- a CDS encoding pitrilysin family protein encodes MKLSKLLAPLLCAGLHAAAPDGAWAQPSSPAPLPVIQYDKYTLPNGLQVILVEDKRLPIAAVNLWYHVGPANEAPGLTGFAHLFEHMMFAATRHIPRGLADRLLEGAGATDSNGSTDYDATNYYDTVPSNQLELALWVHADRMGYLLDVLDQKALSNQQDVVRNERRESVENEPYGVVEEALAHALFPKGHPYYASIIGSHADIQSARLEDVRQFFMRYYGPNNASLVIAGDIDKAKTRALVERYFGSLRPSEPVARPKVVTPPITSERRVEVADRIELPRVYMGWLTPPAYQDGDIELAVAAQILAGGKSSRLYKTLVYERQIAQDVDAAQNSYALTSTFEIDVTARAGHSARELEQAVDAELAQLREHGPSEREVERARNSIETALLSSIEKLGGDGLADQINHYNQYTGDPGYLPKDIARLRRVDAAAVQRAVRTWLQPNARAVVTAVPGEPVIQDPPAPKASKAPKTASAKAGAGINPDEAWRATPPKAGPAPSFTLPQGKSFKLANGLTVIHHYNPALPMVSAQLVVKSGSAANPDQLPGLAGFTAQMLEEGTSTRSSLQIADELAQLGAYLDAGSYADASSVSLVALRSTFAQALEIMADVVQRPSFPAAEVERQRADRLGELIQQRDDPETVAAVAAAGALYGARHAKGYGQLGTEAAIRATTRADLEAFWRRHYLPANAALVVTGHITEDELKALAEARFGAWQGGLAPAPADQAPAGTGARLVLVDQPGAVQTALRVTRLAVDRATPDYAALQVLNGALGGMFSSRLNTNLRETKGYTYGVYSGFRYDRTPGPFIVAGSFRRDATGASVREILRELEALRAQPLPPDELAAARDAQVLSLPGQFDTNADIGASLADLFVYGLPLDWYAGLPQRFAQVDAARVQALAGSLLDPARMLVVAVGDRKRILPQLKPLGLGEPEVRDSDGQLKAKAAPRKRR; translated from the coding sequence ATGAAATTGAGCAAGCTGCTGGCCCCCCTGCTGTGCGCCGGCCTGCACGCCGCCGCGCCCGATGGCGCCTGGGCCCAGCCGAGCAGCCCGGCCCCGCTGCCCGTGATCCAGTACGACAAATACACCCTGCCAAACGGCCTGCAGGTGATCCTGGTCGAGGACAAGCGCCTGCCGATCGCCGCGGTCAACCTGTGGTACCACGTCGGGCCGGCCAACGAGGCGCCCGGCCTGACCGGCTTCGCCCACCTGTTCGAGCACATGATGTTCGCGGCCACCCGGCACATTCCGCGCGGCCTGGCCGACCGCCTGCTGGAAGGCGCCGGCGCCACCGACAGCAACGGCAGCACCGACTACGACGCCACCAACTACTACGACACGGTGCCCTCCAACCAGCTCGAGCTGGCGCTGTGGGTGCATGCGGACCGCATGGGCTACCTGCTCGACGTGCTCGACCAGAAGGCCCTCAGCAACCAGCAGGACGTGGTGCGCAACGAGCGCCGCGAAAGCGTCGAGAACGAGCCCTATGGCGTGGTCGAGGAAGCCCTGGCCCACGCCCTCTTCCCCAAGGGCCACCCCTACTACGCCTCGATCATCGGTTCGCACGCCGACATCCAGAGCGCGCGCCTGGAAGACGTGCGCCAGTTCTTCATGCGCTACTACGGCCCGAACAACGCCAGCCTGGTGATCGCCGGCGACATCGACAAGGCGAAGACGCGGGCCCTGGTGGAGCGCTACTTCGGCAGCTTGCGCCCCAGCGAGCCGGTGGCGCGCCCGAAGGTGGTCACGCCGCCGATCACCAGCGAACGCCGGGTCGAGGTGGCAGACCGCATCGAGCTGCCGCGCGTGTACATGGGCTGGCTCACGCCCCCGGCCTACCAGGACGGCGACATCGAACTGGCGGTGGCGGCCCAGATCCTTGCGGGCGGCAAGTCGAGCCGCCTGTACAAGACCCTGGTCTACGAGCGCCAGATCGCCCAGGACGTGGACGCGGCCCAGAATTCCTACGCCCTCACCTCGACCTTCGAGATCGACGTCACCGCGCGCGCCGGCCACAGCGCGCGCGAGCTGGAGCAGGCGGTCGACGCCGAGCTGGCCCAGCTGCGCGAGCACGGCCCCTCTGAGCGCGAGGTGGAGCGCGCCCGCAACAGCATCGAGACCGCCCTGCTGTCTTCGATCGAAAAACTGGGCGGCGACGGACTGGCCGACCAGATCAACCACTACAACCAGTACACCGGCGACCCCGGCTACCTGCCCAAGGACATCGCGCGCCTGCGCCGGGTCGACGCGGCGGCCGTGCAGCGCGCGGTGCGCACCTGGCTGCAGCCGAACGCGCGCGCGGTGGTGACGGCGGTGCCGGGCGAGCCGGTCATCCAGGACCCGCCCGCGCCCAAGGCGTCCAAGGCGCCGAAGACCGCGAGCGCCAAGGCCGGCGCCGGCATCAATCCGGACGAAGCCTGGCGCGCGACGCCGCCCAAGGCCGGGCCGGCGCCCAGCTTCACCCTGCCGCAAGGGAAAAGCTTCAAGCTCGCGAACGGCCTCACCGTGATCCACCACTACAACCCGGCCCTGCCCATGGTCTCGGCCCAGCTGGTGGTGAAAAGCGGCAGCGCGGCCAACCCCGACCAGCTTCCCGGCCTGGCCGGATTCACCGCCCAGATGCTGGAAGAAGGCACCAGCACGCGCAGCTCCCTCCAGATCGCCGACGAACTGGCGCAACTGGGCGCCTACCTGGACGCCGGCAGCTATGCCGACGCCTCCAGCGTCTCGCTGGTGGCCCTGCGCTCGACCTTCGCGCAGGCGCTCGAGATCATGGCCGACGTAGTGCAGCGCCCTTCCTTCCCGGCCGCCGAGGTCGAGCGCCAGCGCGCCGACCGGCTGGGTGAATTGATCCAGCAGCGCGACGATCCCGAGACCGTGGCCGCTGTGGCCGCCGCCGGGGCCCTGTATGGCGCGCGCCATGCGAAAGGCTACGGCCAGCTCGGCACGGAGGCGGCGATCCGCGCCACCACGCGCGCCGACCTGGAGGCGTTCTGGCGCCGCCACTACCTGCCCGCAAACGCGGCGCTGGTGGTGACGGGCCATATCACCGAAGATGAGCTCAAGGCGCTGGCCGAAGCGCGCTTCGGCGCCTGGCAGGGCGGCCTGGCCCCGGCGCCCGCCGACCAGGCGCCGGCCGGCACGGGGGCGCGCCTGGTGCTGGTCGACCAGCCCGGCGCGGTGCAGACGGCGCTGCGCGTGACCCGCCTCGCGGTCGATCGCGCCACGCCCGACTATGCGGCCCTGCAGGTGCTGAACGGCGCGCTGGGCGGCATGTTCTCCAGCCGCCTCAACACCAACCTGCGCGAGACCAAGGGCTACACCTATGGCGTGTATTCGGGCTTCCGCTACGACCGCACGCCGGGTCCTTTCATCGTCGCCGGCAGCTTCCGGCGCGACGCCACCGGCGCCTCGGTGCGCGAGATCCTGCGCGAGCTCGAAGCGCTGCGCGCCCAGCCCCTGCCGCCGGACGAACTGGCGGCGGCGCGCGACGCCCAGGTGCTGTCCCTGCCCGGCCAGTTCGACACCAATGCCGACATCGGCGCCAGCCTGGCCGACCTGTTCGTCTATGGCCTGCCGCTCGACTGGTATGCCGGACTGCCGCAGCGCTTCGCCCAGGTGGACGCGGCCAGGGTGCAGGCGCTGGCCGGCAGCCTGCTCGACCCCGCGCGGATGCTGGTGGTGGCGGTGGGCGACAGGAAGCGCATCCTGCCCCAGCTCAAGCCGCTCGGGCTGGGCGAGCCGGAAGTGCGCGACAGCGACGGCCAGCTCAAGGCCAAGGCGGCTCCGCGCAAGCGGCGCTGA
- a CDS encoding metallophosphoesterase encodes MTLARTPVPALALALILVCLAPAATAADRGHTVYAAGDIARCAHPDPRWSGAAATAELVEWALRADPRAVVLTLGDHTYPVGAAREFAECYDPTWGRFRERTWPSPGNHEYATPGAAPYFAYFGARAGRGYYSVRLGGWLLLSLNSNLRGAEHAAQLDWLRAELAAQPARCTLAFWHHPLYTSGGHRGPGRMQDAWRILYDAGAELVLSGHDHDYERFAPQDADGRRDPARGIRQFVVGTGGAFATPFLKRTPHSEVRDASHDGVLELRLLDNGYAWRFLPADPGKLAPGATPDHGRADCH; translated from the coding sequence ATGACGCTCGCCCGGACGCCCGTCCCGGCTCTCGCGCTGGCGCTGATCCTGGTCTGTCTGGCGCCCGCCGCCACGGCGGCGGACCGCGGCCACACCGTCTATGCGGCCGGCGACATCGCCCGCTGCGCCCACCCCGACCCGCGCTGGTCGGGCGCGGCCGCCACCGCCGAGCTGGTCGAATGGGCGCTGCGCGCCGATCCCCGGGCCGTGGTGCTGACCCTGGGCGACCACACCTACCCGGTCGGCGCGGCGCGCGAGTTCGCGGAATGCTATGACCCCACCTGGGGCCGCTTTCGCGAGCGCACCTGGCCCAGCCCCGGCAACCACGAGTACGCCACGCCAGGGGCTGCCCCCTACTTCGCCTATTTCGGCGCGCGCGCCGGGCGCGGCTACTACAGCGTGCGCCTGGGCGGCTGGCTGCTGCTGTCCCTGAACAGCAACCTGCGCGGCGCCGAACACGCCGCCCAGCTGGACTGGCTGCGCGCCGAGCTGGCGGCCCAGCCGGCGCGCTGCACCCTGGCCTTCTGGCACCACCCGCTGTACACCTCCGGCGGCCACCGCGGGCCCGGGCGCATGCAGGATGCGTGGCGGATCCTGTATGATGCGGGCGCCGAACTGGTGCTGTCCGGGCACGACCACGACTACGAGCGCTTCGCGCCCCAGGACGCCGACGGCAGGCGCGATCCCGCGCGCGGCATCCGCCAGTTCGTGGTCGGCACCGGCGGCGCTTTCGCGACACCCTTCCTGAAACGGACCCCGCACAGCGAAGTACGCGACGCCAGCCATGACGGCGTGCTCGAGCTGCGCCTGCTCGACAACGGCTACGCCTGGCGCTTCCTGCCGGCCGACCCAGGCAAGCTGGCGCCCGGCGCGACGCCGGACCACGGACGCGCCGACTGCCATTAG
- a CDS encoding CinA family protein gives MTNDIIELATQVGRSLEAKRLLLATAESCTGGGISYAITEIPGSTGWFDCGFVTYSNASKTELLEVPAALIAQFGSVSEEVAAAMAQGAVANSNADVAVSTTGIAGPTGAVPGKPVGTVCFGWSRGATTYTERLVFSGDRQAVREQTVAHALRGLLRFIE, from the coding sequence GTGACGAACGACATCATCGAACTTGCTACCCAGGTTGGACGCTCCCTCGAGGCCAAGCGGCTGCTGCTGGCCACGGCCGAATCGTGTACCGGCGGCGGGATCTCCTATGCCATCACCGAGATTCCCGGCTCGACCGGCTGGTTCGACTGCGGCTTCGTCACCTATTCCAACGCCTCCAAGACCGAGCTGCTGGAGGTGCCGGCGGCCCTGATCGCCCAGTTCGGCTCGGTCAGCGAGGAAGTGGCGGCGGCCATGGCCCAGGGCGCGGTCGCCAACAGCAATGCCGACGTGGCGGTGTCGACCACCGGCATCGCCGGCCCCACCGGCGCGGTGCCGGGCAAGCCGGTCGGCACGGTCTGCTTCGGCTGGTCGCGCGGCGCCACCACCTATACGGAGCGGCTGGTGTTCTCGGGCGACCGCCAGGCGGTGCGCGAACAGACCGTCGCGCACGCGCTGCGGGGGCTGCTGCGCTTCATCGAGTAA
- a CDS encoding ATP-binding protein, producing the protein MSRQRSIRKKLVAVVMATTLAALLVSIAIVIGYDLRSYHRTLVNDMSTQAELVGHMTSAALTFDDPRLANENLALLRTRPLVRAAAIYDAGGQLFASYAAAGEGRQIPTRLSLDAVRSGDGDLVVQHRIVENGDTLGTVVLRAESGMLTRFVDYLAIGVGVTLLAMAVVWLLMQRIGRVVTAPLVALTETAHEVVQTRDYSRRAPRISEDEAGELVDSFNAMLTEIEQRTRELENSNSAIVREAQERSRAQQEVMRLNEQLEHRVDERTLQLALANAELANAIEAARNANQAKSAFLSSMSHELRTPLNAILGFAQILTSDNLPSTLEQKKEFANHILKAGRHLLTLINEILDLAKVESGTLTLSMEPVALRDTLAECRSMVEPIAASRGVRVLFPDVDGAVVLADRTRLKQVLLNLLSNAVKYNREAGAVVVTCEQTAPSRVRLSVQDTGHGLTPEQVGSLFQPFNRLGQEAGAQEGTGIGLVVTKRLVELMGGDIGVSSSPGVGSVFWIELATTSPLASALPERVEDQPHAAPPAAREGEPHLLLYVEDNPANLRLVEEIVRFRPDLRMLSAPDGHLGLQLARAHRPEVILMDLNLPGMSGIEVLRQLRADPETAAIPVIALTANAMPRDIERGRAAGFHRYLTKPIEIDKFTEAIDSTLARLQRSGAAAERKDG; encoded by the coding sequence ATGAGCCGCCAGCGCTCGATCCGAAAAAAGCTGGTGGCGGTGGTGATGGCGACGACCCTCGCCGCGCTCCTGGTCTCGATCGCCATCGTGATCGGCTATGACCTGCGCAGCTACCACCGCACGCTGGTGAACGACATGAGCACCCAGGCCGAGCTGGTGGGGCACATGACCTCGGCCGCCCTGACCTTCGACGACCCGCGCCTGGCCAACGAGAACCTGGCCCTGCTGCGCACCCGTCCGCTGGTGCGCGCGGCCGCCATCTACGACGCCGGCGGCCAGTTGTTCGCCTCCTACGCGGCGGCCGGGGAGGGGCGCCAGATCCCGACCCGTCTCAGCCTCGACGCGGTGCGCAGCGGCGACGGCGACCTGGTGGTCCAGCATCGCATCGTCGAGAACGGCGACACCCTGGGCACCGTGGTGCTGCGCGCCGAGAGCGGCATGCTGACCCGCTTCGTCGACTACCTGGCGATCGGGGTCGGGGTGACCCTGCTGGCCATGGCCGTGGTCTGGCTGCTGATGCAGCGCATCGGGCGGGTGGTGACGGCGCCGCTGGTGGCCCTCACCGAGACCGCCCACGAAGTGGTCCAGACGCGCGACTATTCGCGCCGCGCGCCGCGCATCTCGGAGGACGAGGCGGGCGAGCTGGTCGACTCCTTCAACGCCATGCTGACCGAGATCGAGCAGCGCACCCGCGAGCTGGAGAATTCCAACAGCGCCATCGTGCGCGAAGCCCAGGAGCGCTCGCGCGCCCAGCAGGAAGTGATGCGCCTGAACGAGCAGCTCGAACACCGTGTCGACGAGCGCACCCTGCAGCTGGCCCTGGCCAACGCCGAACTGGCCAACGCGATCGAAGCGGCGCGCAACGCCAACCAGGCCAAGTCGGCCTTCCTGTCGTCGATGAGCCACGAGCTGCGCACCCCGCTCAACGCGATCCTGGGCTTCGCCCAGATCCTGACCTCCGACAACCTGCCTTCGACCCTGGAGCAGAAGAAGGAATTCGCCAACCACATCCTCAAGGCCGGCCGCCACCTGCTCACCCTGATCAACGAGATCCTCGACCTGGCCAAGGTGGAATCCGGCACCCTGACCCTGTCGATGGAGCCGGTGGCGCTCAGGGACACCCTGGCCGAGTGCCGCTCGATGGTCGAGCCGATCGCCGCCAGCCGCGGGGTGAGGGTGCTGTTCCCTGACGTGGACGGGGCGGTGGTGCTGGCCGACCGCACCCGCCTCAAGCAGGTGCTGCTCAACCTCCTGTCCAACGCCGTCAAGTACAACCGCGAGGCCGGCGCCGTGGTGGTCACCTGCGAGCAGACCGCGCCCTCGCGGGTGCGCCTGTCGGTGCAGGACACCGGGCACGGCCTGACCCCGGAGCAGGTCGGCAGCCTGTTTCAGCCCTTCAACCGCCTGGGCCAGGAGGCCGGCGCCCAGGAGGGCACCGGGATCGGCCTGGTGGTGACCAAGCGCCTGGTCGAGCTGATGGGCGGCGACATCGGGGTCAGCAGCAGCCCGGGCGTGGGCAGCGTGTTCTGGATCGAGCTGGCCACCACCTCGCCGCTGGCGTCGGCCCTGCCCGAGCGCGTCGAGGACCAGCCGCACGCCGCCCCGCCCGCCGCGCGCGAGGGCGAGCCCCACCTGCTGCTCTACGTCGAGGACAACCCGGCCAACCTGCGCCTGGTGGAAGAGATCGTGCGCTTCCGGCCCGACCTGCGCATGCTGTCGGCGCCCGACGGCCACCTCGGCCTGCAGCTGGCGCGCGCGCACCGCCCCGAGGTCATCCTGATGGACCTGAACCTGCCCGGCATGAGCGGGATCGAAGTCCTGCGCCAGCTGCGCGCCGACCCCGAAACCGCGGCCATCCCCGTCATCGCCCTGACCGCCAACGCCATGCCGCGCGACATCGAGCGCGGGCGGGCCGCGGGCTTCCACCGCTATCTCACCAAACCGATCGAGATCGACAAGTTCACCGAAGCGATCGACAGTACGCTGGCGCGCCTGCAGAGAAGCGGGGCGGCGGCCGAAAGGAAAGATGGATGA